The sequence GATCCACGTCTTCGGATCGCTGTGCCTGCTCGTCTTCCTCGTGAACTTCGGCCGCATCGTGTTCGCGCCGCTGCTGGACCCCTTCATGGGCACGTTCGGGGTCGGCGAGGCGACCGTCGGACTGGTGGCCACGCTGGCCTGGCTGGGCAGTGCGGTCCCTCGTCTGCCGACGGGCTATCTCCTCCTGTATCTCGACCGCCACCGGGTGGTGTTACTGACCGGCCTGCTCCTCGCGGCGTCCTCGGCGTTCACCGCGACCGCGGAGTCCATCCTTCACGTGGGCGTCGGGGCGTTCGTCATGGGGAGTTCGAGTGGTGCGTACTTCGTCGCCGCCAACCCGCTCGTCAGCGAGCTGTTCCCGGACCGGGTCGGGCGAGTGATCGGGATTCACGGCACCGCATCGCAACTTGCTGCGGTGGTCGCACCGCTGTCCATCGGTCTGGTCATCGCGGTGTCCACCTGGCGGATGGTCTTCTGGGCGTTGAGCATCGTCGCGCTCGTCGGGACCGCCGGGCTGTACGTCGCGGCGAGGCGTGCCACCCTCCCGACGGTGCAGTCGGGCGAGCGCCGGTTGCTCCAGTCGGTCAGGAACCAGTGGCCCATCGTCCTCACGGGGGTCGCCATCATCGGCGCGACCGGCTTCGTCTGGAACGGGTTCT is a genomic window of Halanaeroarchaeum sp. HSR-CO containing:
- a CDS encoding MFS transporter, encoding MRVVADGETARIHVFGSLCLLVFLVNFGRIVFAPLLDPFMGTFGVGEATVGLVATLAWLGSAVPRLPTGYLLLYLDRHRVVLLTGLLLAASSAFTATAESILHVGVGAFVMGSSSGAYFVAANPLVSELFPDRVGRVIGIHGTASQLAAVVAPLSIGLVIAVSTWRMVFWALSIVALVGTAGLYVAARRATLPTVQSGERRLLQSVRNQWPIVLTGVAIIGATGFVWNGFFNFYVSYLTATKGIGLGTAQTLLTVVFAAGVPAFWYTGRLADRVNHVTLMLAILIAFLSTLLVLTAVQSFFAVVAVSIVLGYVVHSLFPALDTYLLDNLPDTDRASAYAAYSASMMLIQAGASVVVGWLVENGFAYDTVYRSFAVGLFVIFVVLVWLRRADRLPEAART